One genomic segment of Microbacterium sp. ProA8 includes these proteins:
- the uvrB gene encoding excinuclease ABC subunit UvrB, with amino-acid sequence MQTTRSVRPFEVVSEFAPSGDQPQAIAQLAARINAGETDVVLLGATGTGKSATTAWLVEAVQRPTLVLAHNKTLAAQLANEFRELMPHNAVEYFVSYYDYYQPEAYVPQTDTFIEKDSSVNAEVERLRHSTTNSLLSRRDVIVVSTVSCIYGLGAPDEYLRAMVALQVGEVYDRDALIRKFIAMQYNRNDVDFSRGNFRVRGDTIEIIPVYEEYAIRIEMFGDEIEALFMLHPLTGDVVQRLDSVPIFPASHYVAGTETVQRAIGTIEDELAERLKELESQNKLLEAQRLRMRTTFDLEMLQQLGFCSGIENYSRHMDGRAPGEPPHTLLDFFPDDFLMVIDESHVTVPQIGAMYEGDASRKRTLVEHGFRLPSALDNRPLRWDEFKNRVGQTVYLSATPGRYEMGIADGVVEQIIRPTGLIDPEIVVKPSKGQIDDLLEEIRLRASRDERVLVTTLTKKMAEELTDFLGEHGVRVRYLHSDVDTLRRVELLSELRAGVYDVLVGINLLREGLDLPEVSLVSILDADKEGFLRSGTSLIQTIGRAARNVSGQVHMYADTITDSMAKAIDETDRRREKQIAYNTANGIDPQPLRKRIADITEVLAREASDTDRMLRGKAAAKTKSGMGKSPTPQLRREGIAAEGAEQLEATIADLSQQMLAAAGELKFELAARLRDEVQDLKKELRAMERAGHA; translated from the coding sequence GTGCAGACCACTCGATCCGTGCGGCCGTTCGAGGTCGTGAGCGAATTCGCCCCGTCGGGCGACCAGCCGCAGGCGATCGCCCAGCTGGCGGCGCGCATCAACGCCGGTGAGACCGACGTCGTGCTGCTGGGTGCGACGGGCACCGGCAAGTCGGCGACGACGGCCTGGCTGGTCGAGGCCGTGCAGCGGCCGACCCTGGTGCTTGCGCACAACAAGACGCTGGCCGCGCAGCTGGCGAACGAGTTCCGCGAGCTCATGCCGCATAACGCGGTGGAGTACTTCGTCAGCTACTACGACTACTACCAGCCCGAGGCGTACGTCCCGCAGACCGACACCTTCATCGAGAAGGACTCCTCGGTGAACGCCGAGGTCGAGCGGCTGCGCCACTCGACGACCAACTCGCTGCTCAGCCGGCGCGACGTCATCGTGGTCAGCACCGTCTCGTGCATCTACGGCCTCGGCGCGCCCGACGAGTACCTGCGGGCGATGGTCGCGCTGCAGGTCGGCGAGGTGTACGACCGTGACGCGCTGATCCGCAAGTTCATCGCGATGCAGTACAACCGCAACGACGTCGACTTCTCGCGCGGCAACTTCCGTGTGCGCGGCGACACGATCGAGATCATCCCGGTGTACGAGGAGTACGCGATCCGGATCGAGATGTTCGGCGACGAGATCGAGGCGCTCTTCATGCTGCACCCGCTCACCGGCGACGTGGTGCAGCGGCTCGACAGCGTGCCCATCTTCCCGGCGTCGCACTACGTCGCGGGCACCGAGACGGTGCAGCGCGCGATCGGCACCATCGAGGACGAGCTGGCCGAGCGGCTGAAAGAGCTCGAGTCGCAGAACAAGCTGCTCGAGGCCCAGCGTCTGCGCATGCGAACGACGTTCGACCTCGAGATGCTGCAGCAGCTGGGATTCTGCTCGGGCATCGAGAACTACTCCCGCCACATGGACGGCCGCGCCCCCGGGGAGCCGCCGCACACGCTGCTGGACTTCTTCCCCGACGACTTCCTCATGGTCATCGACGAGTCGCACGTCACCGTCCCCCAGATCGGGGCGATGTACGAGGGGGATGCCTCGCGCAAGCGCACCCTGGTCGAGCACGGGTTCCGGCTGCCGAGCGCGCTCGACAACCGGCCGCTGCGGTGGGACGAGTTCAAGAACCGCGTCGGCCAGACCGTGTACCTGTCCGCGACGCCGGGCCGCTACGAGATGGGGATCGCGGACGGTGTCGTCGAGCAGATCATCCGTCCGACCGGCCTCATCGACCCGGAGATCGTGGTGAAGCCCTCGAAGGGGCAGATCGACGACCTCCTCGAAGAGATCCGCCTACGCGCATCGCGCGACGAGCGGGTGCTGGTCACGACGCTCACCAAGAAGATGGCCGAAGAGCTGACCGACTTCCTGGGCGAGCACGGTGTGCGGGTGCGCTACCTCCACTCCGACGTCGACACGCTGCGCCGTGTCGAGCTGCTCAGCGAGCTGCGAGCCGGCGTCTACGACGTGCTCGTCGGCATCAACCTCCTCCGCGAGGGCCTCGACCTGCCCGAGGTGTCGCTGGTGTCGATCCTCGACGCCGACAAGGAGGGGTTCCTCCGCAGCGGCACCTCGCTCATCCAGACGATCGGTCGCGCGGCGCGCAACGTCTCGGGCCAGGTGCACATGTACGCCGACACGATCACGGACTCGATGGCGAAGGCCATCGACGAGACCGACCGTCGTCGCGAGAAGCAGATCGCCTACAACACCGCGAACGGCATCGATCCCCAGCCGCTGCGCAAGCGCATCGCCGACATCACCGAGGTGCTCGCGCGGGAGGCTTCCGACACCGATCGGATGCTGCGGGGCAAGGCGGCGGCGAAGACCAAGTCCGGCATGGGCAAGAGCCCGACGCCGCAGCTGCGACGCGAGGGCATCGCCGCCGAGGGCGCCGAGCAGCTGGAGGCCACGATCGCAGACCTCAGCCAGCAGATGCTCGCCGCCGCCGGCGAGCTCAAGTTCGAGCTCGCCGCGCGACTGCGCGACGAGGTGCAGGACCTCAAGAAGGAGCTGCGCGCCATGGAGCGCGCGGGGCACGCGTAA
- a CDS encoding MarR family transcriptional regulator: MLALDNQVCFALVTAARNVVGLYRPILEPLGLTHPQYLVMLALWERSPRSLRELAAELALEPATLSPLVKRLQSQGLVTRARRGGDERVLDVGLTDAGRALRERALDVPGQVMARAGTDADALFALRDALRPFSGAR, from the coding sequence CTGCTCGCGCTCGACAACCAGGTGTGCTTCGCGCTCGTGACGGCCGCCCGCAACGTGGTGGGTCTGTACCGGCCGATCCTCGAGCCGCTCGGCCTCACGCATCCGCAGTACCTGGTCATGCTCGCCCTCTGGGAGAGGTCACCTCGATCGCTGCGCGAGCTCGCCGCCGAACTGGCGCTCGAGCCGGCCACGCTCTCACCGCTCGTCAAGCGGCTCCAGTCGCAGGGCCTCGTGACGCGTGCCCGCCGCGGCGGCGACGAGCGCGTTCTCGACGTGGGCCTGACCGATGCGGGGCGGGCGCTGCGCGAGCGGGCGCTCGACGTTCCCGGTCAGGTGATGGCGCGCGCGGGCACGGACGCCGATGCGCTCTTCGCCCTGCGTGATGCGCTGCGGCCCTTCTCGGGCGCGCGCTGA
- the uvrA gene encoding excinuclease ABC subunit UvrA, with product MPAKTVGGTSGKLSVRGARVHNLKDVDLDIPRDSLVVFTGLSGSGKSSLAFDTIFAEGQRRYVESLSAYARQFLGQVDRPDVDFIEGLSPAVSIDQKSTNRNPRSTVGTITEIHDYMRLLWARIGVPHCPECGEVIQRQTVQQIADQLMELEERTRYQIVAPVITQKKGEFVDLFKELGAKGYARAIVDGELIQLAEPPVLKKSYKHDIAVVVDRLVAAPGILDRVTDSVETALSLAGGVMQINFVDEEGDAAWQSFSEKLACPNGHPLQLTEIEPRTFSFNAPFGACPACSGLGTRMSVDVELMLADDELSIREGVLIPWTTQGKGLFQYYERLLEGLANDLGFSLDTPWKKLPSDVREAVLRGENYKVTVRWKNRYGREMRYSSGFEGVVPYIERQYTQAESDTQRQRWSEYLREVPCPVCDGARLKPEVLAVQVHGHSIADASRLSLGEAREYFAQLTLTEREATIAAQVLREIRLRLDFLIRVGLDYLSLSRAAATLSGGEAQRIRLATQIGSGLTGVLYVLDEPSIGLHQRDNRRLIETLVALRDLGNTLIVVEHDEETIHAADWVVDIGPGAGVNGGEVVHSGPIEELLADRASITGDYLSGRRAIPTPQKRRKIDRKRQVTVVGARENNLKNVTVDFPLGVLTAVTGVSGSGKSSLVNGILYQVLATRLNGARRVAGKHTRVTGLENLDKVVHVDQAPIGRTPRSNPATYTGVFDRIRTLFSETPEAKVRGYQPGRFSFNVKGGRCEACSGDGTIKIEMNFLPDVYVDCEVCHGKRYNRDTLAVHYKGKNIAEVLEMPIAEAAEFFEPIQAIHRYLKTLVDVGLGYVRLGQSATTLSGGEAQRVKLATELQRRTNGRSIYVLDEPTTGLHFEDVRKLLEVLNGLVDKGNTVIVIEHNLDVIKSSDWVIDLGPEGGAGGGEVLATGTPEHVARVEGSHTGMFLAEVLGVSAPAELVEARKAG from the coding sequence CTGCCCGCAAAGACCGTCGGGGGCACCAGCGGAAAGCTGAGCGTCCGCGGTGCCCGCGTGCACAATCTGAAGGACGTCGACCTCGACATCCCGCGCGATTCGCTCGTCGTCTTCACCGGTCTGTCCGGCTCGGGCAAATCGAGTCTCGCGTTCGACACGATCTTCGCCGAGGGTCAGCGCCGCTACGTCGAGTCGCTCAGCGCCTACGCGCGCCAGTTCCTCGGCCAGGTCGACCGACCCGACGTCGACTTCATCGAGGGGCTGAGCCCCGCGGTGTCGATCGACCAGAAGTCGACCAACCGCAACCCGCGCTCGACGGTCGGCACGATCACCGAGATCCACGACTACATGCGCCTGCTGTGGGCCCGCATCGGGGTGCCCCACTGTCCCGAGTGCGGCGAGGTGATTCAGCGCCAGACGGTGCAGCAGATCGCCGACCAGCTCATGGAGCTCGAGGAGCGCACGCGCTACCAGATCGTCGCGCCGGTGATCACGCAGAAGAAGGGCGAGTTCGTCGACCTCTTCAAGGAGCTCGGTGCGAAGGGCTACGCGCGGGCGATCGTCGACGGCGAGCTGATCCAGCTGGCCGAGCCGCCGGTGCTCAAGAAGAGCTACAAGCACGACATCGCGGTCGTGGTCGACCGTCTCGTCGCGGCACCCGGCATCCTCGATCGGGTCACCGACTCCGTCGAGACCGCTCTGTCGCTCGCGGGCGGCGTGATGCAGATCAACTTCGTGGACGAAGAGGGGGATGCCGCGTGGCAGTCCTTCTCCGAGAAGCTCGCCTGCCCGAACGGCCACCCGCTGCAGCTGACCGAGATCGAGCCCCGCACGTTCTCGTTCAATGCGCCCTTCGGCGCCTGCCCGGCCTGCTCGGGCCTCGGCACCCGCATGTCGGTCGATGTCGAGCTGATGCTCGCCGACGACGAGCTGTCGATCCGCGAGGGTGTGCTCATCCCGTGGACGACGCAGGGCAAGGGGCTCTTCCAGTACTACGAGCGCCTGCTCGAGGGCCTCGCGAATGACCTCGGCTTCTCACTCGACACGCCGTGGAAGAAGCTGCCGTCGGACGTCCGCGAGGCGGTGCTGCGCGGAGAGAACTACAAGGTCACCGTGCGGTGGAAGAACCGCTACGGCCGCGAGATGCGCTACTCGTCGGGTTTCGAGGGCGTCGTGCCCTACATCGAACGGCAGTACACGCAGGCCGAATCCGACACGCAGCGTCAGCGCTGGTCGGAGTACCTGCGGGAGGTCCCGTGCCCGGTGTGCGACGGCGCGCGGCTCAAGCCGGAGGTGCTGGCCGTGCAGGTGCACGGGCATTCGATCGCGGATGCCTCGCGCCTGAGCCTCGGCGAGGCACGGGAGTACTTCGCGCAGCTCACGCTGACCGAGCGCGAGGCCACGATCGCCGCCCAGGTTCTTCGCGAGATCCGCTTGCGACTGGACTTCCTCATCCGCGTCGGTCTCGACTACCTCAGCCTGAGCCGCGCGGCGGCGACCCTGTCGGGCGGCGAAGCGCAGCGCATCCGCCTGGCGACGCAGATCGGATCGGGCCTCACCGGCGTGCTCTACGTGCTCGACGAGCCGTCGATCGGTCTGCACCAGCGTGACAACCGCCGGCTCATCGAGACGCTGGTGGCCCTGCGCGACCTGGGCAACACGCTCATCGTCGTCGAGCACGACGAAGAGACGATCCACGCCGCGGACTGGGTCGTCGACATCGGCCCGGGCGCCGGCGTCAACGGCGGCGAGGTCGTCCACTCCGGTCCGATCGAGGAGCTCCTCGCCGACCGCGCCTCGATCACCGGCGACTACCTGTCGGGTCGGCGCGCGATCCCGACGCCGCAGAAGCGCCGCAAGATCGACAGGAAGCGCCAGGTCACCGTCGTCGGCGCGCGCGAGAACAACCTCAAGAACGTGACGGTCGACTTCCCGCTCGGCGTGCTCACCGCCGTGACCGGCGTGAGCGGCTCCGGCAAGTCGTCCCTGGTCAACGGCATCCTGTATCAGGTCCTCGCGACGCGTCTCAACGGCGCGCGCCGCGTGGCGGGCAAGCACACGCGCGTCACCGGTCTCGAGAACCTCGACAAGGTCGTGCACGTCGACCAGGCGCCGATCGGCCGCACGCCGCGCTCCAATCCCGCGACGTACACCGGCGTGTTCGACCGCATCCGCACGCTCTTCAGCGAGACGCCCGAGGCGAAGGTGCGCGGCTACCAGCCGGGCCGCTTCAGCTTCAACGTCAAGGGCGGACGCTGCGAGGCCTGCTCGGGCGACGGCACGATCAAGATCGAGATGAACTTCCTGCCCGACGTGTACGTCGACTGCGAGGTGTGCCACGGCAAGCGGTACAACCGCGACACGCTCGCGGTGCACTACAAGGGCAAGAACATCGCCGAGGTGCTCGAGATGCCGATCGCCGAGGCGGCGGAGTTCTTCGAGCCCATCCAGGCGATCCACCGCTACCTCAAGACGCTCGTCGACGTCGGCCTCGGGTACGTGCGGCTGGGCCAGTCCGCCACGACGCTGTCGGGCGGCGAGGCGCAGCGCGTGAAGCTCGCCACCGAGCTGCAGCGGCGCACCAACGGTCGGTCGATCTACGTGCTCGACGAGCCGACGACGGGCCTGCACTTCGAGGATGTACGCAAGCTCCTCGAGGTGCTGAACGGCCTCGTCGACAAGGGCAACACCGTCATCGTGATCGAGCACAACCTCGACGTGATCAAGTCCTCGGACTGGGTGATCGACCTCGGACCCGAGGGCGGCGCCGGCGGCGGCGAGGTCTTGGCGACAGGCACGCCCGAGCACGTCGCGCGCGTCGAGGGCAGCCACACCGGAATGTTCCTCGCCGAGGTGCTGGGAGTGAGCGCCCCCGCCGAGCTCGTCGAGGCCCGCAAGGCCGGCTGA
- the uvrC gene encoding excinuclease ABC subunit UvrC produces MARPAPTVPYKPNPGEIPTNPGVYRFRDRDGRVLYVGKAKNLRARLSNYFAPLHTLHERTRRMVTTAASVEWTVVATDVDSLQLEYQWIKEFDPPFNVRYKDDKSYPFMAITLADEAPRVIVTRNRRIPGAKYFGPYPKVWAVHDTIDLMIKVFPIRTCSDASYKKAMSTGRPCFPGQIGRCGGPCSMKVTIEEHRAIVDDFIAFMSGGDQRFTKELMARMREASAAMDYEAAAVYRDRLHSIDAVLNKSALVLAADTDADLFGIAEDELAATVQHFVIRGGRVRGVRATTIEKEIDISDGDLVDQVIQRTYGNATGADIPKQVLVPSMPDDAADLEEWLRARRGKSVTIQVAQRGRKADLMRTATLNAQQALMLHKTRRTSDYVARSQALTDLQEALDLVEAPLRIECFDVSHLSGTNVVASMVVFEDGLPRKDQYRSFGVPETTDDTDSLYQVLTRRLAYLDRPEENETSAVPDVTSDETVVTERRRPRFAYRPQLLVVDGGKPQVEAAARALRDAGHEEIALCGIAKRLEEVWLPGEEYPVILPRTSEALYLLQRLRDEAHRFAITHQRKRRRRDIQSVLAEVPGLGEARIKALLRHFGSVAALRKATPEEIAELPGVGPKLAAAIHSHLAEPAPVASG; encoded by the coding sequence ATGGCGCGTCCCGCTCCCACGGTCCCGTACAAGCCGAATCCGGGCGAGATCCCCACGAATCCGGGGGTCTACCGGTTCCGCGATCGCGACGGGCGCGTGCTGTACGTCGGCAAGGCGAAGAACCTCCGCGCGCGCCTGTCGAATTACTTCGCTCCGCTGCACACGCTCCACGAGCGCACCCGCCGCATGGTGACGACAGCGGCCTCCGTGGAGTGGACCGTCGTCGCGACCGACGTCGACTCGCTGCAGCTCGAGTACCAGTGGATCAAGGAGTTCGATCCGCCGTTCAACGTCCGCTACAAGGACGACAAGTCCTACCCGTTCATGGCGATCACGCTCGCAGATGAGGCGCCGCGGGTGATCGTGACGCGCAACCGCCGCATCCCCGGCGCGAAGTACTTCGGTCCGTACCCGAAGGTGTGGGCGGTGCACGACACGATCGACCTGATGATCAAGGTCTTCCCGATCCGCACCTGCAGCGACGCGTCGTACAAGAAGGCGATGTCCACCGGCCGCCCGTGCTTTCCGGGCCAGATCGGACGCTGCGGCGGGCCGTGCTCGATGAAGGTGACGATCGAGGAGCACCGCGCGATCGTCGACGACTTCATCGCGTTCATGTCGGGCGGCGATCAGCGCTTCACCAAGGAGCTGATGGCCCGCATGCGCGAGGCCTCGGCGGCGATGGACTACGAGGCAGCCGCCGTGTACCGCGACCGCCTGCACTCGATCGACGCGGTGCTGAACAAGAGTGCGCTGGTGCTCGCAGCCGACACCGACGCCGACCTGTTCGGGATCGCCGAGGACGAGCTCGCCGCCACGGTGCAGCACTTCGTGATCCGCGGCGGCCGCGTGCGCGGTGTGCGCGCCACGACGATCGAGAAGGAGATCGACATCTCCGACGGCGATCTCGTCGACCAGGTGATCCAGCGCACATACGGCAACGCGACGGGCGCCGACATCCCGAAGCAGGTGCTGGTGCCGTCGATGCCCGACGACGCGGCCGATCTCGAGGAGTGGCTGCGGGCACGGCGAGGCAAGAGCGTGACGATCCAGGTCGCGCAGCGGGGTCGCAAGGCCGACCTCATGCGCACCGCCACGCTCAACGCCCAGCAGGCGCTGATGCTCCACAAGACGCGGCGCACCAGCGACTACGTCGCCCGCAGCCAGGCGCTCACCGACCTCCAGGAGGCGCTCGACCTCGTCGAGGCGCCCCTGCGCATCGAGTGCTTCGACGTCTCGCACCTGAGCGGCACCAATGTCGTGGCGTCGATGGTCGTCTTCGAGGACGGCCTGCCGCGCAAGGATCAGTACCGCTCGTTCGGCGTCCCCGAGACCACCGACGACACCGACTCGCTCTACCAGGTGCTGACGCGACGTCTCGCGTACCTCGACCGCCCGGAGGAGAACGAGACGTCGGCCGTGCCCGACGTGACCTCCGACGAGACCGTCGTCACCGAGCGGCGTCGTCCGCGGTTCGCCTACCGCCCGCAGTTGCTCGTCGTCGACGGCGGCAAGCCGCAGGTCGAAGCGGCGGCTCGCGCGCTGCGCGACGCCGGCCACGAGGAGATCGCCCTGTGCGGCATCGCGAAGCGGCTGGAGGAGGTGTGGCTGCCGGGCGAGGAGTACCCGGTCATCCTGCCCCGCACTTCGGAAGCCCTGTATCTGCTGCAACGCCTGCGCGACGAGGCGCATCGCTTCGCGATCACCCACCAGCGCAAGCGCCGGCGCCGCGACATCCAGAGCGTGCTGGCCGAGGTTCCCGGTCTCGGCGAAGCCCGCATCAAGGCGCTGCTGCGGCATTTCGGCTCGGTCGCGGCGCTGCGCAAGGCGACTCCCGAAGAGATCGCGGAGCTGCCGGGCGTCGGGCCGAAGCTCGCGGCGGCGATCCACTCCCACCTGGCGGAGCCTGCCCCCGTCGCCAGTGGGTAG